In Novosphingobium resinovorum, the following are encoded in one genomic region:
- a CDS encoding acetyl-CoA carboxylase biotin carboxyl carrier protein subunit: MTSPIHDIRAMLLQFERSPLKDLYFRSADWSLFLARPEGGANPLLALEAGAAEAVTAATIAGVAQAPHLGLFEPCCAAGDAVQVGDVLARLDVLGRKTEVVSTAAGVVSAVHAAANDLVEYGADLVEIAAA; the protein is encoded by the coding sequence ATGACCTCGCCCATTCACGATATCCGCGCTATGCTGCTGCAGTTCGAGCGCTCGCCGCTGAAGGACTTGTACTTCCGCTCGGCCGACTGGTCGCTGTTCCTCGCCCGGCCGGAGGGCGGCGCGAACCCGCTGCTGGCGCTGGAGGCCGGCGCGGCGGAGGCCGTCACTGCGGCCACGATCGCGGGCGTCGCGCAGGCACCGCACCTCGGCCTGTTCGAGCCGTGCTGCGCGGCCGGAGACGCGGTGCAGGTCGGCGACGTGCTCGCCCGCCTCGACGTGCTGGGACGCAAGACCGAGGTGGTCAGCACTGCCGCCGGCGTGGTCAGCGCGGTGCACGCGGCGGCCAACGACCTCGTCGAATATGGCGCCGATCTGGTGGAGATCGCGGCCGCCTGA